TCTTCATGGGCCGCACGCGCGGCCGGCGCCTGCTCAACGGCCTCGTGCGCTTCTCGCTGTCGCTCGACACGACGCTGCGCTTCGCGCGCAACCTGTTCGAACGCCACGGCGCGCCGCTCCTCGTGCTCGCGAAATTCCTGCCGGGGCTCGGCCTCGTGTCCGCGCCGCTGCTCGGCACGACGGCGATCGGCGTCGGCGTGTTCCTGCTGTGGGACTTCGCCGGCGCCGCGCTGTGGGCGGCGTTCTGGCTCGTCGGCGGCTCGGCGGTTCATGACCAGATCGTCCAGGCCGTGCTGTGGGTGCGCGCGAGCGGCGGGACGATCCTCGACGCGTTCCTCGCGATCTTCATCACGTTCGTGCTGTACCGCTGGGTGCGCCGCGTGCAGTTCCGGCGCTGGCTCGCGCAGGTGCGCATCTCGCCGCCGCAGCTCGCCGAGATGATGACGTCCGACGAGCCGCCGCTGATCTTCGATGCGCGGCCGCGCGCGGTGCGCGAACGCGAGCCGTTCCGGATCGCCGGCGCGGTGCCGCTCGATCTCGATTCGCCGGAGCTGATCGATCCCGACGCGCTGAAGCGGCCGATCGTCGTCTATTGCGTGTGCCCGAACGAAGCGACCGCGAAGCGCATCGTCGCGCAGCTGCAGCGCAAGAAGATGGCCCATCACGTCAAGGCGCTGAAGGGCGGCCTCGACGCGTGGGAAAAGCACGGCTATCCGGTCGAACCGCTACCGGC
The sequence above is drawn from the Burkholderia ubonensis genome and encodes:
- a CDS encoding VTT domain-containing protein, giving the protein MWHFPVAIPSSLGPWAVFASVLITQLGVPVPAVPMLILGGTMAAMGQASYAAMFAAAVGATMLADSLWFFMGRTRGRRLLNGLVRFSLSLDTTLRFARNLFERHGAPLLVLAKFLPGLGLVSAPLLGTTAIGVGVFLLWDFAGAALWAAFWLVGGSAVHDQIVQAVLWVRASGGTILDAFLAIFITFVLYRWVRRVQFRRWLAQVRISPPQLAEMMTSDEPPLIFDARPRAVREREPFRIAGAVPLDLDSPELIDPDALKRPIVVYCVCPNEATAKRIVAQLQRKKMAHHVKALKGGLDAWEKHGYPVEPLPADADASRYFVQPDHHGAALAGEYTVRATLSK